In Posidoniimonas corsicana, the genomic window CCAGATTCCTCCCACGTGCTGCGCGCGTCGTGGGTTGTGTAAGGTAAATCGCCAACGCTGCAGGTCGGCGTGAGCCCAGTAGTCGACTTCAGCGCTCCAGCGGAGGTCCCCCTGCCCTTGCCGGTCGACGCACCTTCCCGCAAGCCGAAGTCGCGCACGTAGAGGACCACGGTCAATGGGAACGACCGTATCAACTCTCGGGCTGCAGGCAAGAGCCCCTGACGTTTCAATTTGGACTGCAATACCTTGGGATAGACTCTCACCAACATAGTGCCTGATCGTCCGAAAGGGCGACACAATTTCCACCCCATTGGACAATTCCCCTAACCGCACGACACCTTCAAGCAAATCGCCACCTTCGCTGCGCTGTTGCTCCCCGGCAACCAGGGTGGCGCTCGATCCGTTGTCTATCCAGTCTAGGAGCACCCACTTGAGACTTTGATCAGGCCATCGCGCGAGGCACCTGCACTGGACACCTTTCGGCTTGCCTTTGCCATCCTCCAGGCGAAGTTCTTCGACACTATGCGTCGCACCCAACGGAAGCGGGACACCCAGGGAACACGGCCAAGAGACATCGCTGAGAATCCGATTAGCTAGAATCGGCATACGGAACAACGAAGTTTCCGTCGGCTTGCACTCTCCAGTCGGCTCAGATTGCGACAGCTCGGGCATCTCTCTCATAGGTCAGCGTGCAAGATTGCAGGACAGCAGTAGCGTTGTGGCCGCAAGGACAATTCGTTCCGCGCAACGTCAGACTGCTGCACAGGACGCCCCCTACGAACCACATACATTGCTAGGGTTGAGTGATCGGTTTTGGCCAGGCCCGTTGTCTGAGTTGAACTCAAATCGAGAGAATGCGATGCGGGGACTCTGCGCCTATTTTTGAGCGCGCACAACCAAGACAGACCCAGGCCGGCTTGATCGAATAGTATGTCGATCCCAAGCGTGAGATACCCACCGCATATAGCTGGGGATGTAGTAGTCCAGCTGCCCTACGCGGTGCAAGGTATCGCACTCTATGCACTCGAATCCGGCGGCGTGCCGTTGAATGTGTTCGGGCGTATTGCAACGATAGTACGTTCGATAGTTCTCGTAGCGTTCTACGCCTCTGGATCCGCGGAGCGAATCCAGGTACCAATCTTTCAGCCTCAGCCGGCCCAAGACACTGCTTGCAAGAGCGAAAGCGTGACGCGAGTTCACTGTGAAACCCCAGAAAACACCGCCAGTCCGCAACACGCCCCGAACTTTGTGCCAAAATGCACTAGGGTCCGAAACGTGCTCGAGGACCATGACCGCGTACGCTACATCGACGGAATCTTTGGGAATATCGACGGACTCGAAGCAATCCCTATAGACCCTGTCGAAGCAGGCTGGCGGCAGCACCGACTCATCAGGCTCGACCCCCCAAAACTCGTCACACATCTTGGCCAACTCGAGTTGCGAGGCATGCGATTTGTCGAACCCAGCACCGCACCCAATGTCGAGTAGAGTAACTGGCTTTTGACCACCTCGATTAGCGGTAAGGTCGCACTCCACGAGTTTACGGAAGACTACGTGGCGAGAATCGCCACGACGATAGGCCTGAAGTATCTCGGCGTACTTGCTTGCGAGCATCGCGGGCTTCTTCAACTAAATGTCCGAATAGTGCGAAGGAGTCGAAGCTATGCCGTCGACAGTGCTTCGCCTACAACTCCTTCGCGGACGGACTCAAACATGGCTGCGCACAACACGTCTCAAAGCGCGCCGAAATCACCCAAACCTGGAAGCCTGATCGGACCGGTGACGAAGGGCACAGCAAGAGGAAGCAGATAGTTCGCGCGAGTCGCCCTGGAAACAGACTCGATCTAAATGCCTCGCGACCTTTACGGGCTGCGCTAGGCCAATCTAGTGGATTGGACTTGCGAGATTGCGCCCACTGGAATTCTGGTCCATTCTCGGCAGCGGCGGTCGCTTGATCCCTTCTTCACTCAACTTGGATAATGTCACAGGAGTTTCTCGAGTTCTTCATTCGACTAGCGGCTAAAGACTTGACTAAGTAACAGTGTGGCTACGGCGAACACAGACAATGCCGCAACGGTTGGTTCAGGAATTACGACGGCACCTGAGTTCTCGTATAGCGCAGCTCTCCACTCGACATAGTCAGCCTCATCAACAAAGCCATCCCAATTCGCGTCCGCACCTTCTCCAGGCGTCACGGACTGTCCTCTACTCATTCGCCAAAAGATAAAGTCTCTCGCGTCAACTTGGCCATCCCGGTCAAAGTCGCCCGGACGGAAGTCGATATTGGAGACAATCTCGTACTCGGCAATCACGGGAAAAAATCTACTTCCGGGTCGCGTGCCCCACGCCTCGTTGAAGAACACGTACAGCCTCTCGCGTTCAGCATCCCATTCCATACCCATGGGGCGTCCATGAATGCCGTGCGTCGGGAACTCAAATCGGCTTCCCTTTACTTCCCAAGTCTTGAGTTCACCACTCGCGATGCGCGCGAGATCATCTGGATCATAGACGTAGAGGACTGATGCTTCATAACCGGGCGGATCGTTTGCGAACTCAGTATCTTTGCTCGCTCCGCGGTTGGGTGCTCCCTCGGGAGAGTAGAATTTCTTTGGATCGGCTACCGTAAAGAGGCTTGTCTGCGCTCGGTAGTCTAAAGTGCCTCGCCCGGTAGCAACCGCGTAGAGCAGACCTGAGAGGCCGTCATGCTCCACCCAAGCCGGTCCGCCATTCACTTCTTCGGCCTGCCAATAGCCAACACCGTTCTCCGCTGGAAACGACCACTGAAGGGCGCCGCCGGTTTTGTCTTGCAGATAGCGTCCAAAATAGTTTGGGTCTCGCAATTCAACCTTTTCACGCCCACCATGCACGGGAAAGTGCAGAATCTCCCGTGCCTCCATGTCTTCAAGGGATATGGTCGCCAGTGACGGCCCCAGAGACGAATTAAGGGTGTCGTAGCCACCCGCGGCGATCCCA contains:
- a CDS encoding class I SAM-dependent methyltransferase, which gives rise to MLASKYAEILQAYRRGDSRHVVFRKLVECDLTANRGGQKPVTLLDIGCGAGFDKSHASQLELAKMCDEFWGVEPDESVLPPACFDRVYRDCFESVDIPKDSVDVAYAVMVLEHVSDPSAFWHKVRGVLRTGGVFWGFTVNSRHAFALASSVLGRLRLKDWYLDSLRGSRGVERYENYRTYYRCNTPEHIQRHAAGFECIECDTLHRVGQLDYYIPSYMRWVSHAWDRHTIRSSRPGSVLVVRAQK